In a single window of the Streptomyces sp. NBC_00285 genome:
- the kdpF gene encoding K(+)-transporting ATPase subunit F, which produces MTAENIVGLIVAVALLGYLVLALIFPERF; this is translated from the coding sequence GTGACCGCCGAGAACATCGTCGGCCTGATCGTGGCCGTCGCTCTGCTGGGCTATCTCGTCCTCGCCCTGATCTTCCCGGAGAGGTTCTGA